CAAGCCGGGTTGCGCAACCGGATGCCCGGCACCCGCAAGCCGAGCACGGCAAAACACATCGCCATCCGGTGGTCGTTGTAGGTTTCAATATCCGCGCCGTGAAATTCCCCGGGCTTGGCCGGATAAACCGTCAGCGTGTCGCCTTCCTCGACGACCTTGGCACCGCATTTGGTCAGCTCGGTGCGCAAAGCGACGACGCGCTCGCATTCCTGCACGCGGAGGCGGCCGAGGTCGGTGAACCGCACGGGCCGGTCCGCGAACGGCGCCAGCACAATGGCCGTCATGATGCTGTCGCCCAGTTGCGTCCGGCGGGAGACGTTTTCCGGCAGCGGCAGGAATTGGGGAAACTCGGCGTCAATCTGCCACCGCGAAACCGGCCAGTGCGCCACCCGGCAACCGGGCACTGCCCAAAAATAACTTCCGCTCGACGCGTCCGGCTCGATCTGAAATTCGCCGCCACGGCGCGGGAATGTCTTCACAAGTTCGCGGGTCATTTCCACATACGGCAGCTCATCCGCATTCGCGCCCGTGACTTCGATTTCCCAACCGCCATTTCCGGCCGCCAGCAGGAGTGCCGAGGCGAATTGCGAGCTTTCCGCCACGCTGACCCGGCATTGGCGGGGCAACAGACGCGTCTCCTGCTCACCGCCAAAAATCAGCGCCGGCAATTTGTCGTTTGCTGATTCCACGCGGTAGCCGAGTTCACGCAACGCGGCGAACAACGC
The window above is part of the Verrucomicrobiia bacterium genome. Proteins encoded here:
- a CDS encoding 3-phosphoshikimate 1-carboxyvinyltransferase: MALPDLIEIVPRARPARAEITVPGSKSITNRALILAALADGETVLRGALWSEDTQIMVECLQELGFMVNVAPDPADSCNRTIAVYGKGGRIPPGGAPGQPVELFVGNAGTAARFLAAFVCLGRGGYRLHGVPRMHERPQAALFAALRELGYRVESANDKLPALIFGGEQETRLLPRQCRVSVAESSQFASALLLAAGNGGWEIEVTGANADELPYVEMTRELVKTFPRRGGEFQIEPDASSGSYFWAVPGCRVAHWPVSRWQIDAEFPQFLPLPENVSRRTQLGDSIMTAIVLAPFADRPVRFTDLGRLRVQECERVVALRTELTKCGAKVVEEGDTLTVYPAKPGEFHGADIETYNDHRMAMCFAVLGLRVPGIRLRNPACVKKTFPNFFQKLSAPPPHGLGATILDAQTGRALAPEDLFAA